The Chelonia mydas isolate rCheMyd1 chromosome 1, rCheMyd1.pri.v2, whole genome shotgun sequence nucleotide sequence TCTCCCCCGGTTTGCTCTTCCAACTCTCCGTCGCTTCCACAGGGCTGGGGAGATGGGACCAGCCTGATGATTGGATAATAAATTTAAGATGCTGCCAGATTGGCTTGACAGCAGCCAGATTTCTTGGCTGCTTGTTGcaaatgtttggtttggtttaattttggggagtggaaggggtgtCTTTCACAGATCTGGTTGAGTTCCCcctgctggacactcaccagACTGGTATGACTGGCAGGGGGGACAGTGAAGCCCAATTGCCTAGTTCCTGGACGCATTGTCATCTTCCCCTAGCTTCCCCCGCATCCAGTGCGTATTCCCCAGGATCCCACCAAAGGTGTGAGCTTTCgggtttacagtttaactcttcAGGGATACACAGTAGTGAAAACCTACAGACAGACTTTGCACAGTCTCTATTACTCTTTACTTAGTAGCATGAGAAATACACAGAGCTATACAAAATAACAAATATACCTCAGTGCATTTCCCTGGCTCAGATTCTTCACCACTCTGCAGAGTTCTTTGGACTTGGGCAGAGTCCTCTTCTTCACATGGACAGAGCCAGATTCCCTCTCCTGCACATGGCTTCTCTTCATAATCTTGCCACCCCTCTGTCTCCTGTAGCTAGCTCTTTCTGATCTTGGCTCATCCTGTGGTTAATCCAGACCGCCCCGTTGCTATGAAAGCCTGCTTATCTCTTGTCCGAATGCTTCCTGTGTCTCCAAAagtcttttccctttcttcttcccGTGCGTCCTTTTTAAAGCCCTGCTTTGTCATGTTTGGGAATTTTCCACTCtgtccacttccccctccctgcagactAGTTGCAAAAACTAGCTTCAGCCAATCTCCTTAGCACACCCATTGTTCGGTCAGCACACAGTTGTTAATGACTCTACTTTGTCCTGGTCTGGGAGGTACTGTACTGCAACCCATGTCAGCAAATGGTGAATTCCACATCCACACAGAGACATTCCCAGGTACAATAAATTCATAACAACCAGAATTCATGAGTTGTACGTAGACAAATTCCCGAAATCGTCATGGAGGGGCACCATTGAGAAGTTTATCTTGAGGAAGGTGGAGGTCCCATGCCGCCACCTCATTATGCCTGTCATGATAGCAGCCAAGGTAGGAGAGATTGGGTGCTAAACTCTAATTTACAGCATCTGAAGAGGAGTATACTTTAGTGCTCTAAGAGTTAATGGTATCTTCAGGGCACCCCACTGTGTCTAGGTATTGGAAGGCAGGATGTGATTTTACACTAAAATGAGATATTCTGGGCTAGATCTGTGGCCAACCGCTGCCATGTGACAAAGCCAGGTTTAATTTCATGCCCTCTCTCTCCCGCATCCACACTGGATGTGCTGCCAAGGCAACACTTCGATCCATTGGATCAAAGAGCGTATCTTGTGTACTCAATAGTGGCCTCTGTGTAACCAATTAGAGAGCCCCAGTAATGGGCTCCAAGAAAGTCCAATGCTCCTGAGCTACAGAATGGCAGCCACAACGTGGATTCTACGGCAATAAAGAAACATGTTCCTAGGCCAGTTTTAGTCCAGTGGAATGTGGGAAAAAGTCATGTTTTTATACAGAACTTTAAATAATGACAGAGACAACTATTTAACTCGTTTCCCACTGTAAACACCATCATTTCTTTTCATGTTTCCTGTATTCTAGATAACTGGCTCAAAGTAAAAGCATTCTCCTCTAGTGGGTACAAAGCTGGGATCCCAGGGAAGACTTCAGGATGAGTTTATTGTACTGTGTAGAACTAGATTCACTGAATTAAACTAACCTTTCAGATAATCAATCTCCAATTCTTCAAAGACTGCACTGGCTTTCAACCTTCTTCTAGGTGCTATCTAAGGGGTTTATTTTGAAGTATGGTGTAAAGTCCTATCTGATATGCATCAGGGCTACCTGAGAACACTACCTCCCTCCATAAATGTAGACACAAAAATTAAGGTTAGATTTGTGTAGATGAGGCCAAGTGCTTTCAGATCTGGAATTTGCTTCTCCCACTCACTGTAACAAAGCGGAGTTTGTTGACCTTCAGGACTTTGGTGTCAGTCCCATCTAGAGACTGTACTACCTAAATGCAATCGATGGGTGCACTAGAAATACCTAAGATGTTGAAATAGCTCCATTTGTTCAGGCTTTCATCTGTGGGAGACAAGTGGGGTGGAAGGTTGGATACAGCTCAAACTAAGGTGGGAATCCATTTATGTTGACAATAGTCAATATGTTTATTATTTAGCATGTGATGATTGTATCAATATTGTGCATAGAGAAAAAGGCCTTTTCTCTCAGGATAAGGAGACCAAGATGCTCTCTTGGGGATCCATAAACAAGGAATAGAAAGGCCATGTTATGGCTTCCAATGGAGAAGCAATTTTCAGAGCTGTTATAGTAGAGTGCTTGGTAAGTTATCTCTGCCCTTCACAAACAGCTTGAAAGGATAAGGGACAGCTGCTGCATGAGACTAACCTAAGGGCTTTTGCCAGAGATATTAACTTCACTCTATTTGTTTTGTTCTAGGGAACTTTCCGAAACCTGcttttaattcaatttttatctaattatttttggaATTTATCACTGACCAGtcaatttcagaaaaaaagttaGGACCTTTCAGACCTTTTAAAAGCATCTTATTGCAATATTATGTGTAAAATTACATTCAGTTAGAAACAGGGCCCAAGATATGCTGTTCACTTTATTCGGAAGCGTTgtgtttgactttttttaaaatggcatcaaAATCTCTCAGTCACTTCTCACACGACTTTGATTGGCAGTAGTTGGAAATCTGGTCAAATTGTTCTCTCAAGATTTCCACCATCCTAAGAATTTGGCCTGATCCAAGCCACAAGCAAATGCATACATATGCCTAGAAGTTTAGGgtcttttccagaaaaaaaactaACAAGGTGGATTCAGAACAGAGCTTTGAATATGTAAAATTGAAACTCAAGGATTGGCCAAAATTTTTATTAATGTGTAGATCACATCTGAGATGGGCTCAAACCAAATCCCAGATTtgaacaccccctctccccctcaaGCCCCCAATTTTGGAGTGTTCATAGTCCAGATCTGTATTTTTCAGCTTGAGCCCACTTCTTATACAAATACTAGACCAGTTAAGTACTAACAGTAAAAGGGCGGGGGGTAAAAGGGAGAGACCCAGTACAAGTAAGAAATTCTGGTACCTCTCACTAATACCCCTTTCATCAGGAGAGTCCTAACGTTATCTGTAAAATGTCTCTGAAAGGGCTGCCATTGAGTTAATTTagcaacaaaagcattacagTGAGAGAAGCTCAAGGATTAACAGGACATGACAGCTGTGAGGGGAAGTAGATTGTGTTTCAAAACAGTTTAACAGCAAATGTTTTTTGGCAACAAAAAGCTTTATTAAGATCAAGTTTTGTGGAGTTGTGACATTATCCAGGACTATGATGTATCTCAGAAGGTGGCAGTGCTCCGGTGATACAGCTCAACCCACTGTTAGTATATGTTTGAATATGTCTGCCCTAAAGTCTCTAAACATACAGTGTCTATTTGCAAAATTAATGTAACATATATTGGCTCTCTGCTCTAtatggttgtcataaatataaagggaaggctaaccacctttaaatccctcctggccagaggaaaaaccctttcacctgtaaagggttaagaagctaaggtaacctcgctggcacctgaccaaaatgaccaatgcagagacaagatactttcaaagctggagggagggtggggaacaaagggtcctctctgtgtgatgcttttgccgggaccagagcaggaatgcaggtcagaattcctgtagagttagtaagcaatctagttaggtatgtgttagattctgttttgtttaaatggctgataaaataagttgagctgaatggaatgtatattcctgtttttgagtctttttgtaacttaaggttttgcctagcggattctctatgttttgaatctaattaccctgtaaggtatttaccatcctgattttacagaggtgatccttttactttttctttaattaaaattcttcttttaagaacctgattgctttttcattgttcttaagatccaagagtttgggtctgtgttcacttatgcaaattggtgaggatttttataaaGCCTTCtccgggaaagggggtgtagtgcttgggggggatattttcggggggagacgtttccaagtgggcacttcccctgttatttttgttagacactttggtggtggcagcataaggtccagggacaaaaggtaaaatagtttgtaccttggggaagttttaacttaagctggtaacaataagcttagggggtcttccatgcaggtccccacatctgtaccctagagttcagagtggggaaggaaccttgacaatggttCTTTAAAAACAAGTTGCTAGCAGCTCCTTTGTCCTCCTAACAAGATGGGGAGCATACCCATGAGGGGGAAAAACTGAACACAAAATAAGATTTCAGTTCCAAGAAGCCAgagtgactctttttttttttttttttttttttttttttaagtgtttagtAAAACAATGTCATTTTAATGGAACTGGAGCTAGATGGCAGTCTCTTTAGGCCACACTCCAGACTAACAAAAATCCACTGGGGGAATCCAGTAGCACTGTGAGCCAAGACCTGTTTGACTTCTGGCCAGTCCCTACAGTCCAGGGTGGGCGAGGCTGATACAGAGGAAGGAACCTCTGGCaagtatgcagtttgctttgatattgcagggacacatctgttcatttattcttttataatcATGCTAGAAGCAGCAGTGAAATAACCAAGAGAGGAAGAGTTactatctgcttctcattcccctggcTGTACAGTTAGGCAGAGGGGGCCCTGCAGAACAGTTTATGTGCACTCGGATGTCCtgtgaatcctccatagagatctcgaggaaactttcctggaggtaagTCTGCAATCTTCTGCCAAAGATTTccggggagggctgccttatttcttctgccatggtaggacacttttcccatgccagtcagcaattacttcagcaggcaccaatgcagcacacaggctagcagcatatggacCCAGTCTGCAGCTGGATGCATGCACGAGCTGTTTCCTTTCAGCATccgttaccctcaggagtgagatatcagctaacatcaccactgcctgtggaaaactgTGTTTTCCAGTATTCAGTTCAATTGTCCTATCCACATGTACTCTTGCCTGTGAGGTATCACCCCACCTTATTGTCCCCACTCACCCACTTCCCCTAGGCCGTACTCACCATAGCTGGGACTGCCACTATGCTCTATGAACCCCAAGGAGAAATGCGAAGGTAATGCTTTGAACTTGCGTGCTGAACTCAAGGGGAGTGACTTCAGCATAGCAAGTTTCCATTTATCTTGTGAATACACTCACAAGAGGACGTCTGTGCATCTTTGCAGCTGGAAATGTGGCCCTGAGGGTCTCTCCATCTACACCAGTGGAGCAGCTCAGCCagatgaggagaaggagaggaggcaggatgacTTGTTCCAcgagatcctgcaagcctctgGTGCTTCAGATGCCAAACACGGGGCTTGTAGGatcacccagtggtgagctggagctggtatGCAGTGGTTCCCGGGAACCGGTTgctaaattttgaagcagttttagaaccggatGCTAAAAATTGTTAGGAAAACAAATGTTATAAAACGAATAATCTTAATCTTATAAAATGGTGTAGAAAATAATAGGGGAGAGGTTGGCAAACTGTGGCACGCCTGCCAAAGGCGGCAGGCGAACCGATTTTTACCAGcaagctgctgccagccagggtccgctggccccactcagcccgctgccttcCTGGATGAACGGaactgagcggggccggcagctgggaccctggctggcaggagccagcagctGGAACCCCAAACCAGTGGCGGGTGAGCCGGTGCCgatctggggttctgtccaccaccccactcagcccactgccagacTGAAGTTCCGGCCACCgggcccttgccagctggggtcccggccatcGGCCCTGCTTAGCCCGCTGTCATTCTGGGGTTCCGTGCTGGGctcatgtaaatgtaaaatttataacTGGCCtgggaaaccttaaattaatgaagacttgtaATATGGTGTACAAAATAAACTTCAGATGCAGAGGGACGTGGAATTCTAGCAGTTAAAGAGCCGTTTCTACAACAGATAGGTCAAGATTTATGTTGCTACGTGCGTGCGCATGTAACGTCATTGCAGGCTGTGACTCGGTCGCATCCAAGTTCGTCCTGATGCAAGACAAACGTCTCGTTATGTTATTAACAGGGGTTGCACTTGCCTCGTTCGTGCACTTGCTCAACTGTTTTCTATACAATTCAACACGACCAGTGAGTCATAGTCGGTCTGTTTGTTTCTAGTAAATTGCATGTGATATTTCGGTGTGTAAAACTAACTGGACTGTTATTCGAAGATTAAAGTTTTCTATTCAATATTATTTACCCTTCATAATGAAATGCTAGAAAAGCATTCGTGACTGGTTTTCCACTAAAATGACAGAATCATCGGTCAGTAGTTCTAGTAGtgaaaataatgatttaaatactGAAAACGCCAATGACAATAATTTTGGTGATGAAAATATCTTAAATGTTGAATCATCTGAAAATGTGTCCACAATGGAAGAGGATTTACATGACTGTGCAAATGTAGTACCCGATTGTTGGACTTCCGAGCaggcacaatattttttaaagaaatataatgGCTTGATCATTGAAGGCTGTTTCCACTGTACAAATATGTCACGTTTGGGGGTCCTTGGAGGAAAATCTTGACACATTTCTTCGGAATGGCAAAAGTGTACTATTAAAGCCTCTGGAACTGATAAAAAAGTTCAGCAAGcttcatgaagaaaaaaaatgaacatttcgaATCAAGCTCTCATTTGAgagttataaatattttaaatgaatctaAAGATTCACTATAGTGATTGATAAAGttactgaaaaaaaatgcaataacCAGCAAAATTTTCAACACAGTTTACAACTTAGTAAAAAGAAACCAACCAATGTCAGATATGGAGGATGAAGTAGAGCTACAAATTAAGAATGAAACCGATTTAGGGAACTGCCTACATTCTCGATTTTCGGCCATCAGAATCAGAGCATATTGCTGAATtaataagaaaacaaatttttagtaaaatcatttaaaacaattcaaagatttgtattattattgataaaGCTTCTACAATTTCAAGTAAAACTGTGCTTGTAATTCTTATAAAATGTGAATTACAAGATTCTTCACCAACAATTTTTCTCGATTTAGTGGAATTAGAATcaacaaaagcagaaaatatttataatgctTTGAGAAATACATTAACCGATACAGGATTTGACacagaatatttaaagaaaaatttaatCGGATTTTGTTCTGATGGCTCGAGCACCATGCTTGGACATAAATCTGGAGTTGCTACAAGACTCATTCAAGGTTTTCCAAACATTACAATTTGGCATTGTTTGAATCATCAGCTACAACTGGCTTTAGATGATGCTATAAATGATATCAATGAAATAAGccatttcaagatttttttggACAAGATTTATGCAATTTTTCATCAGTCAGATAAAAGTCAGTTTTAACTTAAACAAGTTTCTGAAGAACTATATATTGAAATTGTCAAAATAGGCCGTGTCTTTGGTCCACGATGGGCTTCTTGTAGCCTTAGAGCTGTCAAAACGGTCTGGAGAGCTTATCCagctctttatatttatttttccaaaaataaGAAATTTTCTGGCatggaaaaaagattgaaaaacaaagaatttttaaaagacttgGCATTAATGATTGACATTTTGGATGAACTTGCATTATTATCAAATGCACTGCAAGCGAGACAATTGAGTTTAACAAAGGCAGATAAGCTAATCAAATgaacaattgatttttttcatacaatTAAAAGATAGTTTTGGTacacatgaaaataaaattaatgaaatgaTAGAAAGTGATGCTTTTAAATGCACAGAGTTTGAAGATAATGTAAGGTTTAAATCACTGCCACGAGACAAAGTAATAGAATGTATTATTGAAAAAATGAAGGCAAGATTATTaaacaaaaatcacattaaaTATAAAGAAGATAATTTAGGTCATTCTAGTAATACACCTAAAATAGTTGAATTATTCAATGTTATGGATCCCACTTCCTGGAATATTGAAGAAGTCAGGTTACCTTGGAAATCAGGAGAAGAAAAAGTGCATGAATTAAACAAATTCATAAAATTTGTAGTCGATTTAAATGATTTTCGTGACTATGTAGAGAATAACATTCAATCAAAACATCTTCCTGATCCGGAAACAATAAGGAAAGCAAAGCAAATTATGAACATAATTGCAATTAGTTCTGCAGAAGCAGAAAGAGCTTTTTCGTTGATGAATATTATTTGTAGTGATAAAAGGGCGAATTTAACAATTACACATATTTCAAGCTTTATGACCATCAATTTGTTGGGAAAATCACTAAGTTCCTGGAACCCAATACCATATGTTAAAGCATGGATGAGAAGTCATCGATCCGCATTAGATACCAGAGTTCGTATATCCAACACCAAAGATTATGGAGAAGATGACGAAGCCATTTGGAAATTACTACCTATTTAGTAATAAATAATGtacttaaatattctttaaaatattgcttgTTGCATTGTATACTTCAACATGAATAtattacactttttatttttaataacttaaGTAGTTcacatgtaatattttaaaatacaagaatAATAGGCATTTCATTCTTAAATATTATTGTTTGCTTACTCATAATcttctttatattttcttttcaaacgtattttaaattcatttaaaaaagcaatacaatactttgtttctattgtaataaacatgtaaaaatgtttgttttttattgttaagTATGTCTCCCAGTGACTCAATGCAGTGCCACTTCTTATGGAaaaaggtacaaaaaatacatactgtggcacatcccttaaatcagaacttttgatagtgaaccggttgttaagattttggcagcttatCACTGGGATCACCCTCACAGACGGCATGGACGGGGATCGAGCAGAGAGGAGAAAggcacaggaaaaggagagagatgtgcaGCAGGAGATGCTAGCACTTCTCAAGTGTCAGACAGAAATGCTGGAGACTCTTGTTGACCTTCAGATTCAACAGTCCCGTGctcgcctccctctgcagcccatcaagaactgcatgctgggacctCCCTACACACCCCTGCCACACATTCTACCTGCTGTCTGGGGCTGCTGCACAATCCCTATCACTCCATCCCAGGGGAGAGGACAGGCAATCACAGccacacatacactgacctgtgagagacAAGGCTGATGAATGTGtttgtgaaatggaaatgactgttctttccctttCAAAGGTTCTTTTCCCTGTATTTATGAAGTTTCATTCAGTTATAAATATGTCTGTTTGTCTGGGTTTGGAATAAAACTTATGGAAGCTTAAGTCATCTATATTAGTTCACAATATATGCTGGCTTGGGCTGAAATAATTCACAGATAGTAGCAATAGGTGCATTTGCAATGTTATATTACTACACGCAGAGCACTCATTACAACAggaatgggcaaactttttggcccaagggccacatctgggaatagaaattgtacggcgggccatgaatgctcacaaaattgggtttggggtgtgtgtggggggggggggtgagggctctggggtggggccagaaatgaggagttcagggtgcaggagggggctctgggctggggcaggggagtggggtggggagaaaggctccgactaggggtgcaggctctggggtggggctgggaatgagcagtttggggtgtaggaagatgctctgggctgggaccaaggggttcggagggcaggaggaggatcagggttggggcagggggttgggaaggggtgcaggctctggggtggggttgcggatgaggggcttggagtgtaggagggtgctctaggctgggatcaaggggtttggaggacaggagggggttcagggctggggcagggggttgggacgtgGGGacgtggctcaggggtgcagggtctgggcggcgcttatctcaagcagctcctggaagcagtggccatgtcccttctccagctctgaCACAAAGACATgcccaggcggctctgtgcactgccccatctgcaggtgccacccctgcagctcccattggccacagttcctggccaatgggagctgcgggggcatcgtgcagagcagagccccctggctgcccctatgcataggagcttgagcggggccatgctgctgcttccgggagctgcaagGAGCGGCCCCGACCCTGCTCTCCAGCtagagcactggagtggggcaagccccagaccccactccccagcaggagctcaagggctggattaaaatggctggtgggctggatctggccggtgggctggatctggcccgtgggccataaTTTGCCCGCCCCTGCATTACAAAGTACATATTggggtgcaaaaaaaaaattccaggtaGAATACACTACAGCAAAATAAATACTGTGGCTCattattaaaatggtctttcaaagcgtCCCTGAGCTGTATagcaataaaaatattgctcaagcatgcaggggtgtaatcaggaaggccaaagcacaactggacttgcagctagcaagggatgtgaaggataccaagaaggggttcttctggtatgttagcaacaagaagaaggtcaggaaagtgtgggacccttactgattAGGGGAAGCAAcccagtgacagatgatgtggaaaaagctgaagtactcgatgcttttttcctcggtcttcacagacaaggtcagctcccagactgct carries:
- the LOC102933276 gene encoding E3 SUMO-protein ligase KIAA1586-like, with the protein product MIESDAFKCTEFEDNVRFKSLPRDKVIECIIEKMKARLLNKNHIKYKEDNLGHSSNTPKIVELFNVMDPTSWNIEEVRLPWKSGEEKVHELNKFIKFVVDLNDFRDYVENNIQSKHLPDPETIRKAKQIMNIIAISSAEAERAFSLMNIICSDKRANLTITHISSFMTINLLGKSLSSWNPIPYVKAWMRSHRSALDTRVRISNTKDYGEDDEAIWKLLPI